The DNA region CAAATTGAGATGAGACAAATAAAAGGAATGATTAGTTAAGTCATGAAAACCAAAGCAAAAGAAATACTAAAGAAATTATACGGATATGATAATTATAAGAAGGGTCAGGAAGATGCAATAAACAGTATACTCGATAAAAAGGATACTGTAATCATTATGCCTACTGGTGGTGGTAAATCGATATGTTATCAGATACCAGCACTTATATTTGAAGGTATAACTATGGTAATATCTCCTCTGATATCATTGATGAAAGACCAAGTAGATAGTTTGAAGGCTACAGGAATTGATGCTACTTTTATTAATAGTACATTATCGTATGAAGATATTCAATATAGGTTGCATGCAATAGAAGAAGGAAAATATAAAATAGTATATATCGCACCTGAGAGATTGGAAACCGATGCTATAAACCGGTTAGCCAGAAGAAACAAGATATCTTTTATTGCTGTTGATGAAGCTCATTGTATTTCACAATGGGGACATGATTTCAGACCTAGTTATATGAATATCAATAATTTTATAGATAATCTGGAAAACAGACCAGTAATAGCAGCATTGACTGCCACTGCAACTAGAAAAGTGGAGCAGGATATAATAGAAAGATTAGA from Vallitalea longa includes:
- a CDS encoding RecQ family ATP-dependent DNA helicase, translating into MKTKAKEILKKLYGYDNYKKGQEDAINSILDKKDTVIIMPTGGGKSICYQIPALIFEGITMVISPLISLMKDQVDSLKATGIDATFINSTLSYEDIQYRLHAIEEGKYKIVYIAPERLETDAINRLARRNKISFIAVDEAHCISQWGHDFRPSYMNINNFIDNLENRPVIAALTATATRKVEQDIIERLELVKPSIYRNGYDRENLNFTVLKGVNKNNFVIDYANKHKGESGIIYVGTRKDTENLCRLLIRNNINAGLYHGGMTANERKENQDRFLYDDIDVMVATNAFGMGIDKSNVRYVIHYNMPENIEAYYQEAGRAGRDSLQSKCILLFSAGDVQLRKFLIDK